In Candidatus Methylomirabilis limnetica, the following proteins share a genomic window:
- a CDS encoding NADH-quinone oxidoreductase subunit D, translating into MSPQEMEIAEQTQETMEEMYVNMGPQHPSTHGVLRLLLKLDGEVVTEVIPYIGYLHRCHEKIGENRTYTQIIPYTDRLDYLASMYNNFGYVLTVERLIGLAVPERAEYMRVILGELQRIASHLIWLGTLGLDLGNFTIFMYAFREREKILDLFESVSGQRLNYAFYRIGGMPLDFPDSFLTDCKAFLEWFKPRLPEYDALMSDNIIFQKRVQGLGKLDAKTAIDYAISGPMLRASGIKWDLRRNDPYSIYDRFEFDIPVGTSGDVWDRYMVRRIEMDESVKIVEQALQGLPSGEIIGKVPKKLKPPVGDIYTRVESPRGELGFYLVSDGSEKPYRYKVRSPAFVNLSVLPIIGRGCLVADIVAILGSIDIVLGEVDR; encoded by the coding sequence ATGAGTCCGCAAGAGATGGAGATCGCTGAACAGACCCAGGAGACGATGGAGGAGATGTACGTCAACATGGGGCCGCAGCACCCCAGCACGCACGGCGTGCTCCGCCTCTTGTTGAAGCTGGATGGTGAGGTCGTGACCGAGGTCATCCCGTACATCGGCTACTTGCATCGCTGCCATGAAAAGATCGGCGAGAACCGCACCTACACCCAGATCATCCCGTATACCGATCGACTGGACTATCTCGCCTCCATGTATAACAACTTCGGCTATGTATTGACGGTGGAAAGGCTCATCGGGCTTGCTGTGCCGGAGCGAGCCGAGTATATGCGGGTGATCCTGGGGGAGTTGCAACGGATCGCCAGTCACCTGATCTGGTTGGGGACGTTAGGCCTTGACCTGGGCAACTTTACGATTTTCATGTACGCCTTCCGGGAGCGGGAGAAGATCCTGGATCTCTTCGAGTCTGTTTCGGGGCAGCGGTTGAACTACGCTTTCTACCGGATCGGAGGGATGCCGTTAGACTTTCCCGATTCCTTCCTGACCGATTGCAAGGCATTTCTGGAATGGTTTAAACCGCGTCTGCCAGAGTACGACGCGCTGATGAGTGACAACATCATCTTCCAGAAGCGGGTACAGGGCCTCGGAAAACTCGATGCAAAGACCGCCATCGATTACGCCATCAGCGGGCCGATGCTCCGTGCCTCCGGGATCAAGTGGGATCTACGCCGGAACGATCCGTACTCCATTTACGATCGCTTCGAGTTCGACATCCCGGTGGGAACCTCCGGAGACGTCTGGGACCGATATATGGTCAGACGCATCGAGATGGACGAGAGCGTAAAGATCGTTGAGCAGGCCCTTCAGGGGCTGCCGTCCGGTGAGATTATCGGGAAGGTGCCGAAAAAGCTGAAGCCGCCAGTCGGAGACATCTATACCAGGGTGGAGTCGCCCAGGGGCGAACTTGGATTCTACCTCGTTTCAGACGGCTCCGAGAAACCGTACCGGTACAAGGTTCGCTCCCCGGCCTTTGTCAATTTGAGTGTACTTCCCATAATTGGTCGAGGCTGCCTCGTCGCTGATATCGTGGCCATCCTGGGGAGCATCGACATCGTGCTGGGCGAGGTAGATCGCTAG
- the nuoH gene encoding NADH-quinone oxidoreductase subunit NuoH — MEGLTESFYSIFETRGVPLFVPQLIVMVMVATAVLIFVAVSVMFMVWWERKISAHIQVRFGPMRVGGWHGWAQSIADGIKLLIKEDIVPEGADRLVFALAPMVVFAAGFAAYVIIPFGPGLIVSDLNIGVLFYISISSLTVVGIIMAGWSSNNKYSVLGAVRSAAQAVSYEVPLVVSILGVVMTVGSLSMTRIVEAQQGVWFVIPQLLGFLIFLTAAIAECNRLPFDIPEAESELVAGFHVEYSGMRFAIFFLAEYANMFTVSAIATALFLGGWHGPLLPGWLWFLLKTYFLIFVMMWLRWTLARLRVDQLMYLGWKVLLPLAFLNMGITGLILVLRG; from the coding sequence ATGGAAGGTTTGACGGAGAGCTTCTACAGCATTTTTGAGACCAGGGGGGTACCCTTGTTCGTCCCCCAGTTGATCGTGATGGTGATGGTGGCCACGGCCGTTCTCATTTTCGTTGCCGTCTCCGTCATGTTCATGGTCTGGTGGGAGCGGAAGATCAGCGCCCACATCCAGGTTCGCTTTGGGCCGATGCGCGTCGGTGGCTGGCATGGCTGGGCCCAGAGTATCGCCGATGGAATCAAGCTCCTCATTAAGGAGGATATCGTTCCGGAGGGGGCTGACCGGCTTGTGTTTGCCCTGGCGCCCATGGTGGTCTTTGCGGCCGGGTTTGCCGCCTATGTCATCATCCCGTTTGGTCCGGGCCTCATCGTCAGCGATCTGAACATCGGTGTGCTCTTCTACATTTCTATCTCCTCCCTGACGGTGGTGGGAATCATCATGGCCGGCTGGAGCTCTAACAACAAGTATTCAGTCCTCGGCGCGGTCCGCTCGGCGGCGCAGGCGGTAAGCTACGAGGTCCCCCTCGTGGTCTCGATCCTTGGGGTTGTCATGACGGTCGGCTCCCTGAGTATGACCCGGATCGTAGAGGCACAGCAGGGGGTCTGGTTTGTGATCCCGCAACTGCTCGGCTTCCTCATCTTTCTGACCGCAGCCATCGCTGAATGCAACCGGCTGCCATTTGACATCCCGGAGGCTGAGTCAGAGCTGGTGGCCGGCTTTCATGTTGAGTACAGCGGGATGCGATTTGCCATCTTCTTCCTGGCGGAATACGCCAATATGTTCACGGTGTCGGCCATCGCCACCGCGCTGTTTCTGGGCGGCTGGCATGGGCCGCTGCTGCCGGGGTGGCTTTGGTTCCTTCTGAAGACCTATTTCCTCATTTTTGTGATGATGTGGCTGCGCTGGACGCTGGCCAGGCTGCGAGTCGATCAACTCATGTACCTGGGGTGGAAGGTCTTGCTGCCGCTGGCTTTTCTGAATATGGGGATTACCGGATTAATTCTGGTACTGCGAGGGTAG
- a CDS encoding NADH-quinone oxidoreductase subunit J family protein: protein MTVTQVVFFLMATFTVGASLLVVLARNIVHCAIALVFAFFGVAALFILLDAEFLAATQVLLYVGGITILLLFAIMLTSRISARGVKIMNEQVGISAVVALALFGLMVYANLKGFPALVPPVLAESDNTASLGRLLLTTYVLPFEIVSLLLLAAMVGAIVLARREQGKD, encoded by the coding sequence GTGACTGTGACCCAAGTCGTATTCTTCCTCATGGCTACTTTCACCGTGGGGGCATCCCTTCTGGTGGTCCTGGCCAGAAACATCGTGCATTGCGCTATCGCATTGGTTTTTGCGTTCTTTGGCGTGGCTGCGCTGTTCATCCTGCTCGATGCCGAGTTCCTGGCAGCCACGCAGGTGCTGTTGTACGTGGGGGGCATCACCATCCTCCTACTCTTCGCCATCATGTTGACCAGCCGGATCTCGGCCAGAGGGGTGAAGATCATGAACGAGCAGGTGGGGATCAGCGCGGTGGTGGCCCTCGCTCTCTTTGGGCTCATGGTATATGCCAACCTGAAGGGTTTTCCCGCTCTGGTGCCGCCCGTGCTGGCCGAGTCAGATAATACCGCCTCGCTCGGGAGGCTCCTTCTGACCACCTATGTCCTGCCATTTGAGATCGTGTCGCTCCTCCTCCTGGCGGCCATGGTGGGCGCCATCGTCCTGGCTCGACGCGAGCAGGGGAAGGACTGA
- the nuoK gene encoding NADH-quinone oxidoreductase subunit NuoK, giving the protein MVPLSYYLILSAMLFTIGMFGALTRRNAIGVLMALELMFNAINVSFVAFSRYLPQQMLQGQIFAIFVITVAAAEAAVGLAIVLGLYRNFKTINVDEINLMKW; this is encoded by the coding sequence ATGGTGCCACTTTCGTACTACCTGATCCTCAGCGCGATGCTCTTTACCATCGGGATGTTTGGAGCCCTGACGCGCCGCAATGCTATCGGGGTCCTTATGGCGCTGGAGCTTATGTTCAATGCCATCAACGTGAGCTTCGTGGCGTTTTCTCGTTATCTTCCCCAGCAGATGCTGCAGGGGCAGATCTTTGCGATCTTTGTCATTACCGTGGCGGCAGCCGAGGCCGCAGTGGGGTTAGCGATCGTCCTTGGACTGTACCGGAACTTTAAGACGATTAATGTCGATGAGATCAACCTGATGAAATGGTAG